A genomic segment from Gossypium hirsutum isolate 1008001.06 chromosome D04, Gossypium_hirsutum_v2.1, whole genome shotgun sequence encodes:
- the LOC121216173 gene encoding fructose-bisphosphate aldolase 6, cytosolic yields MSCFISKYADELAKNAAYIGTPGKGILAADESTGTIGKRLSSINVVNIEENRRALRELLFTAPGALQYLSGVILFEETLYQKTASGKPFVDVLKEGGVLPGIKVDKGTVELNGTNRETFTQGLDGLAQRCQKYYEAGARFAKWRAVLKISANEPTELAIQENANGLAMYAAICQQCGLVPIVEPEILVDGSHDIQKCAAVTERVLATCYKALNDHHVMLEGTLLKPNMVTPGSDSPKVAPDVIAEYTVRALQRTVPAAVPAIVFLSGGQSEEEATLNLNAMNKLQTKKPWSLSFSFGRALQQSTLKTWAGKEENVKKAQDALLVRCKANSEATLGTYKGDAELCEGAAESLHVKDYKY; encoded by the exons ATGTCTTGCTTCATTAGCAAATACGCCG ATGAGTTGGCTAAAAACGCTGCTTACATTGGCACCCCTGGAAAGGGTATCCTTGCTGCTGATGAATCCACCGGCACCATCGGCAAGCGTCTTTCAAGCATTAATGTAGTAAATATTGAAGAAAACAGGCGTGCTCTCCGTGAGCTCCTCTTCACTGCTCCAGGAGCTCTTCAGTACCTCAGTGGTGTTATTCTCTTCGAGGAAACCCTTTATCAAAAAACCGCTTCGG GCAAGCCCTTCGTTGATGTTTTGAAGGAAGGTGGTGTCCTCCCTGGCATCAAGGTCGACAAGGGTACCGTTGAGCTTAACGGAACCAACCGCGAGACTTTCACCCAGGGTCTGGATGGCCTTGCACAGCGATGCCAGAAGTACTATGAAGCTGGTGCTCGCTTTGCTAAATGGCGTGCTGTCCTTAAGATCAGTGCTAATGAGCCAACCGAGCTTGCAATCCAAGAAAATGCCAACGGGCTAGCTATGTATGCTGCCATCTGCCAGCAATGTGGCCTTGTTCCAATCGTCGAACCTGAAATTCTTGTTGACGGATCACATGACATTCAAAAGTGTGCTGCAGTGACAGAGCGTGTTCTTGCTACCTGCTACAAGGCTCTAAATGACCACCATGTCATGCTTGAGGGTACTCTTTTGAAGCCTAACATGGTGACCCCTGGTTCGGACTCCCCGAAGGTTGCCCCAGATGTTATTGCTGAGTATACTGTCCGTGCCTTGCAGCGAACTGTCCCTGCTGCAGTCCCAGCTATTGTATTCTTGTCTGGTGGGCAAAGTGAGGAGGAGGCTACCCTAAACCTTAATGCCATGAACAAGCTCCAGACCAAGAAACCATGGTCACTCTCATTCTCATTCGGACGCGCCCTTCAGCAGAGCACTCTCAAGACCTGGGCAGGAAAAGAGGAGAATGTGAAGAAGGCACAAGATGCTTTGCTCGTTAGGTGCAAGGCTAACTCAGAAGCCACTTTGGGTACATACAAGGGTGATGCAGAGCTTTGTGAGGGTGCCGCAGAGAGCCTTCATGTCAAGGACTACAAATATTAA